The Miscanthus floridulus cultivar M001 chromosome 17, ASM1932011v1, whole genome shotgun sequence genome has a window encoding:
- the LOC136518919 gene encoding protein DMP6-like, with product MAAAAAGTTTQRRDDVESQREHDDDGSSRREQQEQQRPLLVKRRSLAADDIDGGMSPVQRAISQTYQSTAHLAKLLPTGTVLAFQLLSPVVTAQGHCVRANRAMAAALLALCALSCFVLSFTDSFRDAATGAVRYGFATTGGLWVIDGGAPLDDPRAAAAYRIRFLDLVHAVVSVMIFATVALLDQNVVACFYPVPSEDARQVLTVLPIAIGVVGSMLFVTFPTTRHGIGFPLSQH from the coding sequence atggcggcggcggcggcggggacgacGACACAGCGGCGCGACGACGTGGAGTCTCAGCGGGAGCACGACGACGATGGTAGTAGCCGCCGTGAGCAGCAAGAGCAGCAGCGGCCTCTGCTGGTGAAGCGGCGCTCCTTGGCCGCGGACGACATCGACGGTGGGATGAGCCCGGTCCAGCGTGCCATCAGCCAGACGTACCAGAGCACGGCGCACCTGGCGAAGCTGCTGCCGACGGGCACGGTGCTGGCGTTCCAGCTGCTGTCCCCGGTGGTGACGGCGCAGGGCCACTGCGTGCGTGCCaaccgcgccatggccgccgcgctcCTGGCACTCTGCGCGCTCTCCTGCTTCGTGCTCAGCTTCACCGACAGCTTCCGGGACGCCGCCACGGGCGCCGTCCGCTACGGCTTCGCCACCACCGGGGGGCTCTGGGTCATCGACGGCGGCGCGCCGCTGGACGACCCGCGCGCCGCGGCGGCGTACCGGATCCGGTTCCTCGACCTGGTGCACGCCGTGGTGtccgtcatgatcttcgccaccGTCGCGCTGCTCGACCAGAACGTCGTTGCCTGCTTCTACCCCGTGCCGTCGGAGGACGCCAGGCAGGTGCTCACCGTGCTGCCCATCGCCATCGGCGTCGTCGGGAGCATGCTGTTCGTCACCTTCCCGACCACCCGCCACGGCATCGGGTTTCCGCTCTCACAGCACTAA